Proteins from one Ardenticatena maritima genomic window:
- a CDS encoding lamin tail domain-containing protein, which translates to MQWIAPGDGATGVSLMPEIVIQFNQPMNDLTINTTNILLSTNPSGAQAVPATVAYDPGTQKAYLRPLSSLSPGTTYHVIVKTLVQNAENRNMGVTVKTQFTTCTSCANTPPQAKDIIVYTYEGRGFVLDATFNAFDAEFDPIRVSSATCNNGTVVTSERSIWYTPALGTYTDTCTFTLTDNIATSNTASLTVYVRQKFDTRQVIFNEIMWGNGDYEYIELKNPDTTNSVVIRLAFKITVSNSDATPFSEIVIDPPAPAPLIPATETILLYPGAYYLIERQANSTDIAGDILWGTDRLSDSGALLELFDVDENFAAFERANRNGAWYAGSSTTSMARTGNPPDDGGLSTSWCTSALGTSRDGSGATIYGTPRERNNCGTLSALSPLSQGRVATAASPTPMPLPTQTPVIAFDPLVSRAPRLPTHRDARAPVRLSEVRTYGVNGADDEFIELYNQSNESIDLEGWSIWVSAHPNLASRWFEFPSVRLLPGQHLLLAGPGYHSPIPPDLVYTTGIPKRVGIALVEPDGLTIADEVGWTAQTLFGEGTPLDSSYAQTFFDGAWGRRSDGAYGLCRDTNDNARDFVWQLATPQNRHSGSGMCNALSIIGPTPQPHPTLPPVLVLTSIPTRSPTPTNTPTPGQGGMPTPTYSPLPMFPSKTTTPPLPITSTPTPTPTPTSTPIPMSTPTPTPTNTPTLTNTSTPTSTPTNTPTPLLEPALTPFPPTPSTCGVRLTRLFQQEGVWFIEMVNATEQPLSPSTWTLTWSDPAPLMVLTLLADDAILAPQIKVPAASPVKLALEKVQWLPAQRLMAQIGWAQSVAFEWDMTFADGCHFLWSSDSSEYPIVAPTQK; encoded by the coding sequence GTGCAGTGGATTGCTCCTGGAGATGGTGCAACAGGGGTCTCTTTGATGCCGGAGATTGTAATTCAATTTAACCAGCCAATGAATGACCTAACTATTAATACGACAAATATCTTGCTTTCAACAAATCCATCAGGGGCGCAGGCGGTTCCTGCAACCGTGGCGTATGATCCGGGAACTCAAAAAGCTTACCTGCGTCCACTCAGTTCACTTTCTCCAGGTACAACATATCATGTCATTGTAAAAACGCTGGTCCAAAATGCCGAAAATAGAAATATGGGAGTAACGGTCAAAACGCAATTTACAACATGTACGTCTTGTGCGAATACGCCACCCCAAGCGAAGGATATAATAGTCTACACTTACGAGGGAAGAGGTTTTGTCCTGGATGCCACTTTTAATGCATTTGATGCCGAGTTTGACCCGATACGTGTTTCTTCAGCAACCTGCAATAATGGGACTGTGGTGACGAGTGAGCGTTCAATCTGGTATACACCCGCTCTGGGTACATATACTGATACATGTACGTTTACATTGACGGATAACATAGCAACATCGAACACAGCATCGTTGACGGTATATGTACGCCAAAAATTTGACACTCGTCAGGTCATTTTCAATGAAATTATGTGGGGGAATGGTGATTATGAGTACATCGAATTGAAAAATCCTGACACGACAAATAGTGTTGTTATCCGGTTGGCGTTCAAGATAACAGTTTCAAATAGTGATGCGACACCATTTTCAGAAATTGTGATTGACCCACCTGCTCCTGCACCATTGATACCGGCAACGGAAACAATCTTGCTTTACCCTGGTGCATACTATCTGATTGAGCGTCAGGCAAACAGTACAGATATTGCCGGCGACATCTTGTGGGGGACTGACAGACTTTCTGACAGTGGCGCGTTGCTTGAACTGTTTGACGTTGACGAAAACTTTGCAGCATTCGAACGGGCAAACCGCAATGGTGCATGGTATGCAGGCTCATCGACAACTTCCATGGCTCGAACGGGGAACCCACCTGACGATGGAGGGTTGAGTACCAGTTGGTGTACAAGTGCGTTGGGAACATCAAGAGACGGAAGTGGCGCAACTATTTATGGAACACCGCGTGAGCGGAATAATTGCGGAACGTTGAGTGCGCTCTCGCCGTTGTCGCAGGGGCGTGTTGCGACGGCTGCAAGCCCTACGCCGATGCCTTTGCCGACACAAACGCCCGTTATCGCTTTTGACCCGCTGGTTTCTCGAGCGCCGCGCTTACCGACGCACCGTGATGCCAGGGCGCCGGTACGTCTCAGTGAAGTACGAACGTATGGTGTCAATGGTGCTGATGATGAATTTATTGAATTATACAATCAAAGTAATGAATCAATAGACCTGGAAGGATGGAGTATCTGGGTTTCGGCGCATCCTAACTTGGCAAGCAGATGGTTTGAGTTTCCTTCTGTGCGATTGTTGCCGGGGCAACATCTTTTGCTAGCCGGACCTGGATATCATTCGCCAATTCCGCCGGATTTGGTTTATACCACTGGTATTCCGAAACGGGTTGGTATCGCCTTGGTAGAACCGGATGGCTTGACTATTGCAGATGAAGTGGGGTGGACAGCACAGACTTTATTTGGTGAAGGTACACCACTCGATTCTTCGTATGCTCAAACATTTTTTGATGGAGCCTGGGGGCGTCGTTCAGATGGCGCCTATGGCTTATGCCGTGATACGAACGATAATGCTCGCGATTTTGTATGGCAACTGGCGACGCCACAAAACCGCCATTCTGGGAGCGGAATGTGCAATGCGTTGAGCATCATTGGACCAACACCTCAGCCACACCCCACTCTGCCACCTGTTCTTGTGTTGACGAGCATACCAACACGCTCGCCAACGCCAACCAACACGCCTACACCAGGGCAGGGGGGGATGCCAACGCCAACGTATTCACCTTTACCAATGTTCCCATCGAAAACGACGACACCGCCGTTGCCCATCACAAGCACGCCTACACCGACGCCGACACCAACGAGCACGCCCATACCGATGAGCACGCCGACGCCGACACCAACGAACACGCCGACACTAACCAACACGTCGACACCAACCTCAACACCGACGAATACGCCGACACCTCTGCTCGAACCGGCGCTTACGCCATTCCCACCCACTCCTTCAACATGTGGTGTGCGGTTGACACGACTGTTCCAACAGGAAGGCGTTTGGTTTATAGAAATGGTCAACGCGACGGAACAGCCGCTTTCTCCATCGACATGGACGTTGACATGGTCAGACCCAGCGCCCTTAATGGTTCTCACTCTGTTGGCGGATGATGCCATCCTTGCGCCACAAATAAAAGTCCCTGCCGCATCGCCTGTAAAATTAGCATTGGAAAAAGTGCAATGGTTACCGGCGCAACGTCTCATGGCTCAAATTGGCTGGGCGCAATCCGTCGCTTTTGAGTGGGACATGACGTTTGCCGATGGGTGTCATTTCTTGTGGTCGTCTGACTCTTCCGAGTATCCCATTGTCGCGCCCACCCAGAAATAA